AGTAGTTATCAGAAGATCATACGTCACATGCCAAGGCTAATCATTAAATTGTGGAAAAAACTTGAACTGATTTTGctttaaagaaaaagtaacAAAAGTTTGAACAGCTTCATATTCGTCTCGTCACAGACCTCGCAATCGTCCCATCCCCTTTTCACCAAATGAATAAGGAACTACAGGAGGAGACGTCGGCCACGGCGGAGATGAGAACCAAACGTCGGATCGACGGTGGAGGGATATTTCGTTATTGTCAACGCATAATCAGATCTAGTCATCAAACTGACCTGTTGCCTTTGTTACACGTGGCAGCATCTCATAGCCACAGGCCTTGAGACCAAGTTGGCCCAATATATGAGTGGGTCCTTAATCGACCTCGACGCCAATAAGAAGGCTAGAATGAGGGTCTTAATGTCATCCAATCTATTGCGGAATTATTATTGAATTGTTAGATTAAAATTCCTCATTGTAACTTCTTAACATAGTCCCTTATTATAGAAGCTCGCCATAAATAGCAAGAAATAGATAATGTCACATCTACCCCAACTGGCAAACGACGAAATCAGAAAGGGCAATTTAGGTTTTtcagattttattttgttcaaaatggGCTCGGTTTCACGAGAGTTTGCAAGTTTGCCCTTTCTCACTTCTCGCGTGTTAAGTATGGGCCTTACTTCTGTGTTGCGAATAGAAGTGGGCTTTTCTAAATGTAGGGGAGgcctctttgtttttttttaaaaatttttctccccaaaagaaaaaaaataaaaaatttaacgtTCATGGGAAAATATCCTCAAAATGAACCAAAAAGGTTTAAGCGAGGTTTCATCTCTTCTTCATTGAGTTGTGCCTCTCTCTGAAATGGCTTCCACTGCCTCATTCTCTCCGAGCCCTCAAGCTCAAACATACACATGCAGTTCCAGATGGAGTAAACCTCCGAAGCTTAACCACAAGTTTCTCTTCAGCTCAACCTCCAACAGTCTCTTCTTCAAGCCCTCACACTCTTCCTCCACTCATTTCCCTCTAAGCCTTAAACCCCCTCCAGAACCTGTTCATATCCCCCCGTTGAGAGACTCAATACAAGACAATATCGTCGAAAATTCGATGAATTTTCAGATACCCATGAGCGAATTTCATCTAATTACACCTCAGGAATCGGCCCCGAGGATTTTTATCCAAGACCCGCCATGGATTGCCTCACTCTTTTTGAAGGGTATTTACAAAAGAGCCAACcaagaattgaaattggaGTCTAAGGAAATTGAGAGGAGGAACTATAATTTACTTAGGAGGAGGCAGATAAAGGCCGAGACCGAGGCTTGGGAGAGAATGGTGGACGAATATAAGGATTTGGAAAAAGTAATGCGTGAGAAGAAGTTAGCTCCGAATTTGCCTTATGTAAAGGCCTTGTTTTTAGGTTGGTTTGAGCCGTTGAGGGAGGCGATAGCGAGGGAACAGAAGACGCAGCAAACGAAAAAACATAAGGCAGCGTTTGCGCCCCACATTGATTTGTTGCCGGCTGACAAGATGGCGCTTATTGTTATGCATAAGATGATGGGGTTGGTTATGGTGGGGAATCAAGATGGGTGTGTTCAAGTTGTTCAAGCTGCTGTTCATATTGGCATGGCCTTAGAGCAGGAGGTGAGTTCTAAAGTCCTAATTTCATTTGTGTGTTTGGAGTTTTAGATAATTTGTTGCATATTGGTTTTGAAATGGACCTTTCATAGTTACTAAGTCAATGCGACATGATGTGCATTATAAAAGCTACGGTTTAAGGAGATTTCATCCCTGAAATGATGCCACGATGATGGGGATTGTGTGTTAATTGGGAACTTCTAATTGGTATATGTATGTACTCTCTAGTTTTAATCATTCTGGTCAgctcatttatttttatatcgtTCTAAAGAGAATCATTTCGCTTTAGTTGGTGTATATATCATACTATCATACTAGTACTACTATACTATGAATTGTTATTTAGGaactttgatttatttatttttttaaaaagaggaaaacttTGCAGATTTGGGAGGATCATGATACTAAAGGCTTAATTTAGAAAGCAGTCCTTCATGGTAAATTTTGGAGTGAAGATTCAGGATCAAGCTTTTTTGTGCTGTAACACTTGCTTGAAATGATAATCCCAATGACCCCTTTACCACTTGAGTAGAGTGCATTAGACATGGTCTGACCAAAGCTTATCCATTAGCAACCTTGTTGATTGGACATCCttatacttatttttattcatattttgtaatttcCGTGCAATTCAAGCTTAACGTCAACATTTCCTTGTTTACACTCCATTTCACCAGTATCACTTAATTGAAAATGAGAAATTATATTGTTACCTCTCGATATTTCAGGTCAGGATCCATAGTTTCTTGgagaaaaccaaaaatctCCAGAAAAAGAAGACTGGTGTTGCTGATGAAGATGGTCTGAGCAAGGAGAAGGAGATACTCCGGAAACGTGTTAATGGTTTAATTAGAAGGAAAAGGCTGAATGAGGTGCAAAAGCTATTGATAAAGGAAGAAATGAAGCCCTGGGGTCGTGATAAACAGGCTAAGGTTTGTTGCTTTGAGTATTTTGTATTCTTTCAATATGGcagagtgtttttttttttcttttctgttttagaTTGTATTGTATATAAAGggtttaattgttttttttcttcttctcatgtCATGTTATTTTGCAGCTGGGAAGTCGTCTGATAGAATTATTAACCGAAACAGCTTATGTACAACCTCCACTTAGCCAGTTGGCAGATAGTCCACCTGATGTTAGACCTGCATTTAGGCACAGATTTAAAGCCGTGGCAAAAAGTCCAGGGTAAAACTTTTAAACCTTTTTTAGCCCCAAATTTCCTTCAGAAATTTGGGAAAATAGATCACAGTTTAATTGGCTTTTCTTAGGCAGGAGTTGTTTACTTTAGTTAGATATGTCAGGTTAGTTTATTCAATTACCCTGGTGTATCTTGATCTACCtaattgaaatattttgaTTATAGAATATTTGTAGCGATATGCAACCCTATATTTCATAGGTTTTTAAGGGATAGGAAATCATGTGCTTTGACTCTAGCATTTTTCCTTTGTGATaatataatttcttttgatCCTTACAGGCAGAAAATTGTGAAGAACTATGGAGTTATAGAATGTGATCCCCTGGTTCTTACTGGCCTTGATAAAACTGTAAGTTGAGATATCTCTTTCCTGTTTGAGTTTACCTGTTCAATACACTTGAAATTAGTTTGCATTGTGaatacaaattcaaatctgCTGTCAAGTTTCTGGGTTATGATATAAAAAGGAATGCATATCAATTCAAAGCTCACCTATTTGTTCCCCGTGATTAGACCTCATTATGTGTAATTTTAATGGCCACATATTCTTGCTTTGCATTGTTCTCTGTGAACATCATGTCAAATATGAAGAGACTTCAATTGTGGAGTCCTACCAGAAAGGAATTTCTAGGGGTGAGGGGTGAAGGTTTTTTGTGGAATAATTCATTGTTcactttgtttgtttttgcacTGCTTTCTTGTGTGGTTGTGATTGCTACTATCATTGGGTTGTTGCTAAATTTACCAGGCTTTATAACTTATTGTATATGCCAAGTATGTTTTGTATGTTGTACATGTCTTTACTCTGATTGTGCTACTTAACAGTTATTTTATgttcttgtatctttacaggCTAAACATATGTTGATTCCTTATGTGCCAATGTTGGTGCCTCCCAAAAGATGGAAAGGGTATGAGATACAATATGTGATATTTATGTAGCATTTTCTgcattccattttttttttatttaaaaaaatacatgaaagAAAAGTTGACAAATAAATGAGATCgtattgaagttggtgactGACTAATAAATGTTGAATAAATTAGAAGCCTGCACTCAGTTTCCCATTTGTTATACTGTGCTACTTAATTTTGAAAgatcttttttaaaatctttccAGGTATGACAAGGGTGGGCATTTGTTCTTACCTTCTTATGTCATGCGTACTCATGGATCTAGGAAGCAGGTAGATGCAATGAGGAACATTTCTAGAAACCAGATGCAGAAAGTATTTGAGGTACATTAATTAGAGTTCCATTTATTGTTCcatttcatattttccttGTGAATAGATCAAGGCCAGAGCTTTCCACATGGTGAGAGCACCATTGTTGCTCCCCCTTCCCTTTCTGATAGAATAATCACTATGATTTTTCAGGATACAGTTatgaacaacaacaaaaactgtTAATCAAAAGTAGTTATAATTTGACTAGTATTTGTTCACTGCTGCATTAGAAACTATCATATTTTACTATAGATAGAGACTGTGATGGGATTTTAGATGATGAACTGAAATTTTTCTTATGCATAGAGGCATACTTTGGTTCTAATTTCTAGTTCTTCAGCATATATTTTGTTCCCTGTATCATGAAAATGATATCCGCTTTTGATATGGCATGTGTGCAGGCCCTTGATATGCTTGGAAGCACCAAATGGAGGGTGAATAAGAAAGTACTTAGCGTGGTGGAGAGCATCTGGGCTAGAGGTGGCAACATTGCGGGCCTGGTTAATCGTGAAGATGTGAGGACATAATGATCTCTcacatttaataaaaaattgtttgtGTTCTACCTTTTTCTTACTTTCTCCAGAGATAGCTCTTAAGAGTAACTAAATTAAATGATCTCTACAACATTCTCCCAAGTAACATATTACTCTTGAAATACCTGCCTCACGTTACaatgatgaaaatgaaaaaaaagaaagaaactagaTTATGGATAATTTAGTCAATTTCCTTTGTGGTGGGTTTTCTTTTACAGCTAACTATTTTAGGTTGTTAACATTATTATGTTCACCTTTTGCTTGTAAAAATCATGTGGCCTGAATATTCTCATGGGCTTGTAGGTTCCTGTACCGGATAAATCACCATCTGAggatttaaaagaaattcagGAATGGAAATGGAGTGTCAGAAAAGCAAAGAAGATTAACCAAGAGAGGCATTCTCAACGATGTGACACTGAACTTAAGCTCTCTGTAAGGTCTCCTCCtgattatataatatttatttcataatGTTGCAATTTTTTAGTACCCTGTTAATTTGCAGTGCTGTTTGTCATTGAACTAGTCAAGAGTAATGTTCTTGTGACCCTTGCTAATATTTGTGCACTAGTGAACAAAAGATATATAGGTTCAATTAGATATTAGTGAACCACCTGGTCGTACATATGTTTAATAACTTTGACGGGTCTTTTGGTTTCTGAAACTATAACCACAGTAACGACATTTGACAATATATCACCTCCGGACGATTTCTGGAACATATATATGTTCACCACCTTTAGATTTCACTATGTGAGAAATAATATCGAGTGAACTGATTTTAATATAGGTTGCTCGCAAAATGAAAGATGAGGAAGGCTTTTATTATCCCCACAATCTTGATTTCCGAGGCCGAGCATACCCAATGCATCCACATTTGAATCATTTGAGTTCTGATCTCTGTCGAGGAGTCCTTGAATTTGCTGAAGGACGACCATTAGGGAAGTCTGGATTACGTTGGCTGAAGATTCATTTAGCAAACCTGTATGCTGGTGGTGTTGAAAAGCTTTCATATGAGGGGCGACTAGCATTTGTGGATAATCACATTGATGATATATTTGATTCAGCAACAAACCCTGTTAATGGAAACCGTTGGTGGTTAACAGCTGAAGATCCTTTACAGTGCCTAGCTGCTTGTATCAATCTCTCAGAAGCCTTAAATAGCCCATCACCACATACTGTCATTTCTCATTTGCCCATCCATCAGGTAAATTACTTATTCAAGCTTGTTAGGattgttcttttatttaatattcaaACCCACATATATATGATGCATGATGATGATCTGTTACtcaatttttatattgttCTCCTTTCATTGGCTGTCTTTAAATTTCCATGAGCATAATTCCTAACTCTTGCCTTGTCCATGTTTATCTTACTAATGAGCTTAATCTTTTTAGGATGGTTCATGCAATGGCTTACAGCACTATGCAGCCTTGGGAAGAGATACCGTATGTGGGTTTGTGCATGTTAATGTCATTGCACTttaaatgtgatttttttttcaatgtttctGGAATAGTAGTTCAAGAACTTATCATGTTGTTATAGTTGTattagaaaattttataatctCTGCCAATATTAGTGCTTTGGTTGGCAGTGGCCAGTggggaaatttttattttggttaccCTCAACATTAACTGTTTGAGGGAAAATATTATTTCTGTTCAAGAACTCTCTGTTATATGTTTTGCTTATTATAGCACTTTCGATCTATAGGGCTTGTTGCGTGCTGACGTTCTTAAATTTTCCTAACATTCTTTTTGTTCCCGtagtaaaaaaattcaacGTGTTTTGTTATATTTCAAAGTTCCCCTTATTTCTTATTATGATGTAAATGTCTTGCTCTGCTGATTGATTTGAATTGCTTCTCAGTTGGAAGCAGCTGCAGTCAACTTAGTTGATGGAGATAAACCTGCTGATGTTTACTCAGAAATTGCTGCGAGgtatattaaaaagaaaaattctgtCATCTTCTATCATGGGATTGAAACTGATGAAATAGTTAATCTGATGACTCATTTTAGTGTTGTACTGTGTCATATGAACTGTATTTGATTGCATTTTACTCCTTTGTTTACATTAACTTGTTTTCATTGTTAAGAATTCAATTACTAAGATTTGAAAGCATGTACAAATATCTTTCAGATTGAGTGCATAAAGAATGCAAAAATAACATTGAATCAAGCAATGATTGTACACAGAAATGTTAATtcagaaaaagggaaaaggagAAACATgttttgaagattttcaaTACATACAATTCATTCATTATTAACATTGAATATGGTTCTTGGGAAGCCAATTTATAATCCATGGGTCCAATTTCCAAAGCAACAACTTCAtgtaaaagtactgaaataagaacatttcagtacttttcatttcagtacttttacaTGAAGTAAATAGTTTTAACAAAAGACCATTTCTTACAAGCCAAGGTATAAAAAAGGTGAGAAAGATTCACCTGGTACTAAACTCTGCATGCATGTGCCTCACTAGTTCTGCACACGATGTATGAACTGCACAgtgattttataatttctttgcTAGAGGTGCACATAGTGCACTCCATCCATGTAACTGCTTCATTCCTGATCGGTTTATTAGTCTTTTCTTCTGCAAGCTCCTCTTACTCGGGCTTATCTTCTCTATGTATATGTTGTCAGGGTACATGAGATTATGAAAAGAGACAGCAATAAAGACCCAACTACGAGTCCAAATGCTTTATTAGCCAGAATCTTAGTCAATCAGGTTGATCTTCCTGGATTCTTCTCGAGTTCAGAGTTGCAATTTACTATCAAATGGACTTTTACTTGTCAACTTTGGATACTTAAACTTCATGTACAAGTATGTATGCATTCATGCATGTACATACAGACACACACGCATACAAACATACACATagacaacaaaaattaaatgtgggtaatatttgtagataaaTAAGTCCATATTGCATATGTATATCTGAGAATGTATGGTTTTGGAATCTTTCAGATTGATAGGAAATTGGTGAAGCAGACTGTAATGACTTCAGTATATGGTGTTACTTATGTTGGGGCAcgtgaacaaataaaaagaagattaGAAGAGAAGGGTCTTATTACCGATGACAGACTACTGTTCACTGCAGCTTGCTATGCTGCTAAAGTAAGGGAACAACCTCCTAAGCGTTCCAGCCACCAAATTTCATCCTTATATATGTGAATCAAGAATTAACTGCAGAAGTTTCTTGGTTTTATCATTTGGATTATTagctaaaattaaaaaacgtCCTTCAACATTTGTTATTAAATCTAGATTATCTTTACAAAATTTCATCTTTGCCATAGGTTACTCTGGCTGCCCTCGGAGAGATATTCCAAGCTGCTCGTGGCATAATGAGTTGGCTTGGTGATTGTGCTAAGGTATGCAATTTTTTGGTCATGTTTCAGACACTAAATGATAGGCTGGACTGCCTGGTAGATCGAGAGTTAAGTTGCGTTATGAAACTTTTGCAGGTAATTGCTTCAGAAAATCAACCTGTGCGCTGGACTACTCCTCTAGGTCTTCCTGTTGTGCAACCCTATTGTAAAAGTGAAAGGCATCTTGTAAGTTTGACAGCTtagttaaatattaattttcacTGACACGCAAACCCGCATTTGGCTGAATTCTTAGATGAAATTGTTTAGTACACGATATCCGGATAGGTTGCATCTGGTCTTTGTCTTCTTGTCTCTAATGGGTTCATGTACCTCTTTTTTATTAACTATTCTTCCCCTGGAGTTGCAGATAAGAACATCTCTTCAGGTTTTAGCCTTGCAACGGGAGAGTAACTCAGTAAGCTTACAAATCTTCTCTTGCCTTATCTTTTATGAATTGCATTTGATATATTCTCCAACTCCAGGTAGATATTAGAAAACAGAGAACTGCATTTCCTCCAAATTTTGTACACTCACTTGACGGTTCACACATGATGATGACAGCTCTTGCCTGCAGGGACGCTGGCCTACGTTTTGCAGGTTTGTCTCAGTAGTGTAGGCTGTAACTCTGCATTAGACTGGGCTTGAAATATACTGTTAGTCATTGATGTAAAATACATGCTCAAAACCAAAGTCTCAGTGTAATGGTTTTCAAATATGAGGATAAGACACtgacccaaaataaaataaaatggaagaAGATAATTTTTCCTAAACCATTGAACTTTTGTCAGAAGATATTGGAACTTACATCCTGCTGAAGTGCTCTGTACTTAGAGAATTAGAGGGCATAGATTCATCAAaataaagtttcttttttatattggTTTAAGTTCTCACTTACATATTGAAGTATGTTTGAAGTCTCACATATGTGTTAAAATGTGCTTGCAGGGGTGCATGATTCCTTCTGGACTCATCCGTGTGATGTGGACCAAATGAACGAGATACTTCGGGAAAAATTTGTGGAGCTTTATAGCATGCCGATACTTGAAAGTGTAAGTGAACTACGTCCTGTTTCTCTTCATAAAATTAGGTCTCATAAATTCAGATCTTTCTCGGGCTTGTTTAAAAGCAACTTGAGTGGAATGACTTGTATTTGACACAATGATTTCTCAAGGCTACTTAAGTTCGTTTTGATGTCTCCTCACAAGGTTTCAAGATGAAGTTTAAGAAGTTACGAATGCATCTTCATTGTAGAAAACTTGTGCATTGAAAGACTCCTTTCAGCTTCTCCCTAATTTTTACTTTATGATATAATGAAATGGTCAAACTGCTTCTAATTGTTTGAGAACTTGCATTTAGAAAGTTGCTTTACACACATTTTATATGTAGACCTGAATTAAACTGTTTGTTTATTTCCATTGATTTCCTGATAACTCTGCCTCTTCCCAGTTGCTTGAAAGTTTCCAAGCATCATATCCGGCATTGACTTTTCCTCCACTCCCAGAAAGAGGCGACTTTGACTTGCTACAGGTTCTAGAATCTCCATACTTTTTCAACTGAATTTCCAGTCATGAGCTGCGATGATAACAGTATGTGGAAAGCATTGTCACTTGTATCATATGCACCCCAAAATTGACCGAGAAGCTTTGTTAAGAGTACATTTGGATACCCCCAAATTGACCAAGAAGCTTTGTTAAAAGTTCATTTGGATAGGGGCAGCAAGTTGAACTGGGAAACAGAAGCCTAAGGTTCCTTTTTTGAAAAGTGAAAGGACAAATTCTGATTCCCATGATCAGCAAGTCTGATTCTGATGGGGTGGTGATCATCGTAAATGTTAATGATCTGGCTCTATTTTAGAAGTGACCCATGTACAGTAAAGGAGACGCTTCTGCTGAAATTCAAAGCTGTTTAGAAGTTCTTTAATGTGGAACAATTTTTTCGGAGGCAAGAGAGGC
Above is a genomic segment from Prunus dulcis chromosome 7, ALMONDv2, whole genome shotgun sequence containing:
- the LOC117634342 gene encoding DNA-directed RNA polymerase 3, chloroplastic isoform X1, whose amino-acid sequence is MASTASFSPSPQAQTYTCSSRWSKPPKLNHKFLFSSTSNSLFFKPSHSSSTHFPLSLKPPPEPVHIPPLRDSIQDNIVENSMNFQIPMSEFHLITPQESAPRIFIQDPPWIASLFLKGIYKRANQELKLESKEIERRNYNLLRRRQIKAETEAWERMVDEYKDLEKVMREKKLAPNLPYVKALFLGWFEPLREAIAREQKTQQTKKHKAAFAPHIDLLPADKMALIVMHKMMGLVMVGNQDGCVQVVQAAVHIGMALEQEVRIHSFLEKTKNLQKKKTGVADEDGLSKEKEILRKRVNGLIRRKRLNEVQKLLIKEEMKPWGRDKQAKLGSRLIELLTETAYVQPPLSQLADSPPDVRPAFRHRFKAVAKSPGQKIVKNYGVIECDPLVLTGLDKTAKHMLIPYVPMLVPPKRWKGYDKGGHLFLPSYVMRTHGSRKQVDAMRNISRNQMQKVFEALDMLGSTKWRVNKKVLSVVESIWARGGNIAGLVNREDVPVPDKSPSEDLKEIQEWKWSVRKAKKINQERHSQRCDTELKLSVARKMKDEEGFYYPHNLDFRGRAYPMHPHLNHLSSDLCRGVLEFAEGRPLGKSGLRWLKIHLANLYAGGVEKLSYEGRLAFVDNHIDDIFDSATNPVNGNRWWLTAEDPLQCLAACINLSEALNSPSPHTVISHLPIHQDGSCNGLQHYAALGRDTLEAAAVNLVDGDKPADVYSEIAARVHEIMKRDSNKDPTTSPNALLARILVNQIDRKLVKQTVMTSVYGVTYVGAREQIKRRLEEKGLITDDRLLFTAACYAAKVTLAALGEIFQAARGIMSWLGDCAKVIASENQPVRWTTPLGLPVVQPYCKSERHLIRTSLQVLALQRESNSVDIRKQRTAFPPNFVHSLDGSHMMMTALACRDAGLRFAGVHDSFWTHPCDVDQMNEILREKFVELYSMPILESLLESFQASYPALTFPPLPERGDFDLLQVLESPYFFN
- the LOC117634342 gene encoding DNA-directed RNA polymerase 3, chloroplastic isoform X2; the protein is MASTASFSPSPQAQTYTCSSRWSKPPKLNHKFLFSSTSNSLFFKPSHSSSTHFPLSLKPPPEPVHIPPLRDSIQDNIVENSMNFQIPMSEFHLITPQESAPRIFIQDPPWIASLFLKGIYKRANQELKLESKEIERRNYNLLRRRQIKAETEAWERMVDEYKDLEKVMREKKLAPNLPYVKALFLGWFEPLREAIAREQKTQQTKKHKAAFAPHIDLLPADKMALIVMHKMMGLVMVGNQDGCVQVVQAAVHIGMALEQEVRIHSFLEKTKNLQKKKTGVADEDGLSKEKEILRKRVNGLIRRKRLNEVQKLLIKEEMKPWGRDKQAKLGSRLIELLTETAYVQPPLSQLADSPPDVRPAFRHRFKAVAKSPGQKIVKNYGVIECDPLVLTGLDKTAKHMLIPYVPMLVPPKRWKGYDKGGHLFLPSYVMRTHGSRKQVDAMRNISRNQMQKVFEALDMLGSTKWRVNKKVLSVVESIWARGGNIAGLVNREDVPVPDKSPSEDLKEIQEWKWSVRKAKKINQERHSQRCDTELKLSVARKMKDEEGFYYPHNLDFRGRAYPMHPHLNHLSSDLCRGVLEFAEGRPLGKSGLRWLKIHLANLYAGGVEKLSYEGRLAFVDNHIDDIFDSATNPVNGNRWWLTAEDPLQCLAACINLSEALNSPSPHTVISHLPIHQLEAAAVNLVDGDKPADVYSEIAARVHEIMKRDSNKDPTTSPNALLARILVNQIDRKLVKQTVMTSVYGVTYVGAREQIKRRLEEKGLITDDRLLFTAACYAAKVTLAALGEIFQAARGIMSWLGDCAKVIASENQPVRWTTPLGLPVVQPYCKSERHLIRTSLQVLALQRESNSVDIRKQRTAFPPNFVHSLDGSHMMMTALACRDAGLRFAGVHDSFWTHPCDVDQMNEILREKFVELYSMPILESLLESFQASYPALTFPPLPERGDFDLLQVLESPYFFN